Proteins from a genomic interval of Liolophura sinensis isolate JHLJ2023 chromosome 3, CUHK_Ljap_v2, whole genome shotgun sequence:
- the LOC135463897 gene encoding uncharacterized protein LOC135463897: MEWLKFPLRVSPSPGPGHFKSPKKQVALGVTSIQRAILGPNPTRANWPDCNRYVEATIEKLVAAYPSDRRSKKTKTSTTRWNLMKNAYSCIQGLIMSNRRVMTETDIQLSSVNIKTIQQWYNKKGKEKDLQVVLQGIDLPQPSISWTGAPQPKDKPATFSVGQGESFSFPDPQDTAGMAKLKRPRLQQATTSSPTFSPCRASHSPPRETTTST, from the exons ATGGAATGGCTAAAGTTTCCCCTGAGGGTATCTCCTTCACCAGGGCCTGGTCACTTCAAAAGTCCCAAGAAACAAGTAGCTTTGGGAGTTACAAGCATCCAAAG AGCTATTCTTGGACCCAACCCCACTCGGGCTAACTGGCCTGATTGCAATCGGTATGTGGAGGCCACCATTGAGAAATTGGTTGCTGCATACCCGAGCGATAGGCGGTCTAAGAAAACCAAAACTTCCACCACTCGCTGGAATCTCatgaagaatgcctactccTGTATCCAGGGCCTAATTATGTCCAACCGCAGGGTGATGACTGAGACAGATATACAGCTCTCAAGTGTTAATATTAAGACAATACAACAGTG GTACAACAAAAAAGGAAAGGAGAAAGACCTACAAGTTGTTCTCCAAGGCATAGATCTGCCTCAGCCCTCCATATCCTGGACTGGCGCTCCACAGCCGAAAGATAAGCCAGCCACTTTCAGTGTGGGACAAGGTGAATCATTTTCATTCCCAGACCCTCAAGATACAGCAGGCATGGCAAAACTGAAGCGCCCAAGGTTACAACAGGCTACAACGTCTTCACCTACATTTTCGCCCTGTCGTGCCAGCCACAGCCCACCCCGTGAAACAACCACTTCCACATGA
- the LOC135463519 gene encoding uncharacterized protein LOC135463519 — protein MARFIPGTVANDVNFQVYLLDGVYRWNEDRRRDALTSKGGADPISYDGPLQQAVNKLSSEVPGKTFCPNFVPPKKYTAQPSGMPPVTSASERTIDTTAVLSTGVEQLQESGKEMTLSCEPTVDDVR, from the exons ATGGCTAGATTTATCCCCG GTACTGTTGCCAATGATGTAAACTTTCAGGTTTACCTCCTTGATGGTGTGTACAGGTGGAATGAGGACAGAAGACGGGATGCCTTAACCAGTAAAGGAGGAGCTGATCCCATCTCCTATGATGGTCCACTGCAGCAAGCAGTCAACAAGCTGTCGTCAGAGGTGCCGGGGAAAACattttgtccaaattttgtgccACCAAAAAAGTATACGG CTCAGCCATCCGGTATGCCTCCTGTGACCTCTGCTTCTGAGCGCACCATTGACACAACGGCTGTTTTAAGTACAG GTGTTGAACAGCTTCAAGAGTCAGGAAAGGAGATGACCTTATCATGTGAGCCCACAGTTGATGATGTCAGATAA